From the genome of Gracilibacillus salitolerans, one region includes:
- a CDS encoding GntR family transcriptional regulator, with protein sequence MLSNLNNGSTISAVHYIKNLIEDGHYKEKEKLPTEYELAKNLGVTRKEIQRAIAILEEENILIQRPGVGVFVHAKPILSSGIEQLGSVTEMIQKSGKKPGVQYISAEITEPRDEDKRRFDPLEIEKFAQLERVRTADGEPVVYCIDRVDHRTMPLELIHSQESIFQALRTYAKKDIDYAVAYIEPIGYHERISPILNCEPDQALLLLRQMHYTKENEPVLYSANFFRADVFSFYVLRKRL encoded by the coding sequence ATGTTATCTAACTTAAATAACGGATCTACAATCTCTGCTGTACATTATATTAAAAATTTAATAGAGGATGGGCACTATAAAGAAAAAGAAAAACTGCCTACAGAATATGAATTAGCAAAAAATTTAGGTGTGACACGTAAAGAAATTCAACGTGCCATCGCAATTCTTGAGGAAGAAAATATCTTGATTCAAAGACCTGGTGTAGGTGTTTTTGTACACGCTAAACCAATTCTATCATCTGGTATTGAACAATTGGGTAGTGTTACAGAGATGATACAAAAATCAGGTAAAAAGCCAGGAGTACAATATATATCTGCAGAAATTACTGAACCTAGAGATGAAGATAAGCGTCGATTTGATCCATTAGAAATTGAAAAGTTTGCCCAGTTAGAACGAGTACGCACAGCAGATGGTGAGCCTGTTGTTTATTGTATAGATAGAGTGGATCATCGTACCATGCCATTAGAACTGATTCATAGTCAGGAATCAATTTTTCAGGCTTTAAGAACTTATGCCAAAAAGGACATAGATTATGCCGTAGCTTATATTGAACCAATAGGTTATCATGAAAGAATCTCACCTATCTTAAATTGTGAACCTGATCAGGCATTATTGCTATTACGTCAAATGCATTATACAAAAGAAAACGAACCAGTACTATATTCAGCTAATTTTTTTAGAGCAGATGTATTTAGTTTTTACGTTTTAAGAAAAAGATTATAA
- the yfmF gene encoding EF-P 5-aminopentanol modification-associated protein YfmF — protein MVETLERIIPKEGYDLHLIHTKKFKTIHLSLKFTSKLTRENITKRALLPYILQQGTANYPTAIQLRQHLDELYGTVLAVDSSKKGENHILTIRLELANEQYIAGSQDLLNQGIAFLREVIYQPKLVDQAFDPKIVAREKETLRSKMESLTEDKVSFANTRMIEEMCKEEEYRLRVHGYEEDLDKITAEDLYAYYQQILSQDHLDIFAVGDIEGLEVEEKITALVEAREQQPIEKGKLVAGFNEQTLIEEDDIKQAKLHFGYRTNITFDDEDYAALHVFNGLFGGFPSSKLFMNVREKHSLAYYAASRIESHKGLMFVFSGIAPEQFENAKDIILEQMEQMRKGEFTDNELNETKEMTINQLRETLDNAQGMIELHYQSVLAQSSISPEQLLQKVNKVTKDQVINVANKVKLDTIYLLTSKEAEQSEA, from the coding sequence ATGGTTGAAACTTTAGAGCGAATCATCCCAAAAGAAGGGTATGATTTACATCTTATACATACAAAAAAATTTAAAACCATTCACCTGTCATTAAAGTTTACATCAAAGTTAACAAGAGAAAATATTACGAAAAGAGCGTTACTTCCCTATATTTTGCAACAAGGTACAGCAAATTACCCTACTGCAATACAGTTACGTCAACATCTTGATGAGCTATATGGCACTGTATTAGCGGTGGATAGTAGCAAAAAAGGTGAAAATCATATCTTGACTATTCGTTTAGAATTAGCAAATGAACAATATATTGCTGGTTCTCAGGATTTATTAAATCAAGGAATTGCTTTTCTTCGAGAAGTGATTTATCAACCGAAATTAGTTGATCAAGCCTTTGATCCAAAAATTGTAGCTCGTGAAAAAGAAACATTACGTAGCAAGATGGAATCATTAACAGAGGATAAAGTGAGTTTTGCCAATACACGAATGATTGAGGAAATGTGTAAAGAAGAGGAATATCGCCTACGCGTGCACGGTTATGAGGAAGATTTGGATAAGATTACAGCAGAGGACCTCTATGCTTATTATCAACAAATTTTGAGCCAGGATCATCTCGATATTTTTGCAGTTGGTGATATTGAAGGTTTAGAAGTAGAGGAGAAAATTACGGCACTAGTAGAAGCAAGAGAACAGCAACCAATTGAAAAAGGGAAGCTAGTAGCAGGATTCAACGAACAAACACTGATAGAAGAAGATGATATTAAGCAAGCTAAACTACACTTTGGTTATCGCACCAATATTACGTTTGATGATGAAGATTATGCTGCATTACATGTTTTTAACGGTTTGTTTGGCGGGTTTCCTAGCTCGAAATTATTTATGAATGTGCGAGAAAAGCACAGTTTAGCATATTACGCCGCATCAAGAATTGAAAGTCATAAAGGATTAATGTTTGTCTTTAGTGGGATTGCTCCAGAACAATTTGAAAATGCCAAAGACATAATTTTGGAACAAATGGAGCAAATGCGTAAGGGTGAGTTTACCGATAATGAACTAAACGAAACAAAAGAAATGACCATTAATCAGTTACGTGAAACATTAGATAATGCACAAGGTATGATTGAATTACATTATCAAAGCGTATTGGCACAATCGTCCATATCGCCAGAACAATTATTACAGAAAGTAAACAAGGTTACCAAAGATCAAGTGATTAACGTTGCCAATAAAGTGAAACTTGATACGATCTATTTGTTGACGAGTAAGGAGGCGGAACAAAGTGAAGCATAA
- the yfmH gene encoding EF-P 5-aminopentanol modification-associated protein YfmH, producing the protein MKHKHYKQIEENIYAETLSNGLRVFILPKQEMAKTFAIFTTNYGSIDQSFVPLNEQDLQTVPDGIAHFLEHKLFEKEDRDVFQDFSKLGASANAFTSFTKTAYLFSATSKIKENLQTLVDFVQDPYFSEQSVEKEKGIIAQEIRMYDDQPDWRAFFGTIKSLYQHHPVQIDIAGTVESINNITKDDLYTCYHTFYHPNNMVLFIAGNVDPEETMAFIKNNQDNKEFDAPEPITRKFPNEPKEVAEKEWTVTMPVSVPKALVGIKENVIPEDPKKFMEKEWLMDIVLDHLFSKSGVAYERLYEAGIIDQSFSCESHLERNFGFSVIGGNTKEPEKLAQMIKQELLNLQTSPMDQQSFERIKRKKIGQLLRAMNSLEFIANQFTHYQLLGIDFFESIEWLESLTYSDMQDYSQNWIQEEQLSTCFVKADE; encoded by the coding sequence GTGAAGCATAAACATTATAAACAAATTGAAGAGAATATATATGCAGAAACACTTTCGAATGGTCTACGTGTTTTTATTTTGCCGAAACAAGAGATGGCAAAAACTTTTGCCATTTTCACCACCAATTATGGTTCAATCGATCAGAGCTTTGTTCCACTAAATGAGCAAGATTTGCAGACAGTTCCTGATGGGATTGCACACTTTTTAGAGCATAAATTATTTGAAAAAGAAGATCGTGACGTTTTTCAGGATTTTTCAAAACTGGGTGCTTCAGCTAATGCTTTTACGTCTTTTACCAAGACAGCCTATTTATTCTCTGCAACGTCAAAAATAAAAGAGAATTTACAAACACTTGTAGATTTTGTACAGGATCCTTATTTTTCTGAGCAATCTGTCGAAAAAGAAAAAGGGATTATTGCACAAGAAATACGTATGTATGATGACCAGCCAGATTGGCGAGCGTTTTTCGGAACGATTAAAAGTCTTTATCAGCATCATCCGGTACAAATCGATATTGCTGGAACAGTGGAGTCGATTAATAATATTACGAAAGATGATTTATATACGTGTTATCACACCTTTTATCATCCAAATAATATGGTGCTGTTCATCGCCGGAAATGTTGATCCTGAAGAAACGATGGCTTTTATCAAGAATAACCAGGATAACAAAGAGTTTGACGCACCTGAACCCATCACAAGAAAATTCCCCAATGAGCCTAAAGAAGTAGCGGAAAAAGAATGGACAGTTACTATGCCTGTTTCTGTTCCAAAAGCCTTAGTAGGGATAAAGGAAAATGTTATTCCGGAAGATCCGAAAAAGTTTATGGAAAAAGAATGGTTGATGGATATAGTATTAGATCATTTATTCTCTAAAAGTGGTGTGGCATATGAACGGTTATATGAAGCAGGAATTATTGATCAATCGTTTAGTTGCGAGTCACATTTAGAGCGTAATTTCGGCTTTAGTGTAATAGGAGGAAATACGAAAGAGCCAGAAAAATTAGCGCAAATGATAAAACAAGAACTATTAAATCTTCAAACGTCACCAATGGATCAACAAAGTTTCGAGCGGATAAAACGTAAGAAAATTGGTCAATTATTACGTGCAATGAATTCATTGGAGTTTATAGCCAATCAATTCACACATTATCAGTTATTAGGAATTGACTTCTTTGAAAGCATCGAATGGTTGGAAAGTCTGACATATAGTGATATGCAGGATTATAGTCAGAATTGGATCCAGGAAGAACAGCTTTCTACTTGTTTTGTCAAAGCAGATGAATAG
- the ymfI gene encoding elongation factor P 5-aminopentanone reductase produces the protein MEKRTIITGASGEIGTAIANQLANQGHALFLHYNRNRIAIEQLLEQIPKDQIIGVIQSDLASREGLDQFINKIPQNIDHLIYTSGKAYFGLFQDMEDKDMDEMLQLHVKSPWKVTQALIPEMVRNKFGRIILISSIWGEIGASCEVAYSTVKGAQNTFIRALAKELGPSNILVNGVSPGFIDTKMNQTLTAQEKQELIQDIPLQRAGEPEDVADAVQFLCSNQSRYIQGEIIRVNGAWG, from the coding sequence ATGGAGAAGAGAACGATCATAACTGGAGCTAGTGGGGAAATTGGAACAGCTATTGCCAACCAATTAGCAAATCAAGGACATGCGCTCTTTTTGCATTATAATCGAAACAGAATAGCAATTGAACAATTACTGGAACAAATACCGAAAGATCAGATTATAGGTGTCATTCAATCCGATTTAGCATCAAGAGAAGGCTTAGATCAATTTATCAATAAAATACCGCAGAATATCGATCATCTTATATATACTAGCGGAAAGGCTTATTTTGGCCTATTTCAAGACATGGAAGACAAAGATATGGATGAAATGCTCCAATTACATGTGAAATCTCCATGGAAAGTAACACAAGCATTAATTCCTGAGATGGTACGAAATAAGTTTGGACGGATCATATTGATTTCTTCGATTTGGGGTGAAATTGGAGCGAGCTGTGAAGTGGCATATTCCACTGTGAAGGGCGCTCAAAATACTTTTATCAGAGCATTAGCAAAAGAATTAGGTCCGAGTAATATTCTTGTGAATGGAGTTAGTCCTGGTTTTATTGATACCAAAATGAATCAAACCTTGACCGCTCAGGAGAAACAAGAGCTGATTCAAGACATTCCATTACAAAGAGCAGGTGAACCTGAGGATGTTGCAGATGCTGTTCAGTTTCTTTGCAGTAATCAATCGAGATATATACAGGGTGAAATAATCCGAGTTAATGGTGCTTGGGGATGA
- a CDS encoding DUF3243 domain-containing protein, with protein MSVIDNFESWKDFLGDRLHDAENNGISNQAISELAYDIGNYLSTEVQAKNDQEKMLRDLWNAADEREQHAIANIMVKLVQNEGTK; from the coding sequence ATGTCTGTAATTGACAACTTTGAGTCATGGAAAGATTTTTTAGGGGATCGTTTGCATGATGCAGAAAATAATGGTATAAGTAATCAAGCAATTTCAGAGCTTGCCTATGATATTGGTAATTATTTATCAACAGAAGTGCAAGCTAAAAACGATCAAGAGAAAATGTTACGTGACTTATGGAATGCAGCAGATGAGAGAGAACAGCATGCCATTGCAAATATTATGGTAAAGCTCGTTCAAAACGAAGGTACAAAATAA
- a CDS encoding helix-turn-helix domain-containing protein: MGIGERLKAERESKNMSLEQVQNVTKIQARYLDAIEQERFNVMPGSFYVRAFIKEYATVLGLNPDELIEEYKKDLPFENKEDVAISRVKSSKKNKATTKTPVIFSFLPSVIVVLLIIGIVVLVWLFRQGYFTGDDADPTPTENEDNTAGESVQVQPTPDTTPSGDEESEGEESSDEEEVEEDEPEVATEISLDSYDNNESYYNLTTTDEDVNLVITTENRNWLEITDESGEKFYEKTFTTDESPLELDVSEVEELYLRFGEPQTINIEINGEELELSDEIQASQPQKAWITIEKQ, encoded by the coding sequence ATGGGAATCGGAGAACGATTAAAAGCAGAGCGTGAAAGCAAAAATATGTCATTAGAGCAAGTTCAAAACGTTACCAAAATACAAGCTAGATATTTGGATGCGATAGAACAAGAACGATTTAATGTTATGCCTGGGTCTTTTTATGTACGGGCTTTTATTAAGGAATATGCTACTGTCCTTGGTTTAAACCCGGATGAATTAATAGAAGAGTACAAAAAAGACCTACCTTTTGAAAACAAAGAAGATGTAGCAATTTCTCGCGTGAAGAGCAGTAAAAAAAATAAAGCGACAACGAAAACACCAGTTATATTTTCCTTTTTGCCTAGTGTTATTGTTGTTTTGTTGATTATTGGTATCGTCGTATTAGTCTGGTTATTTAGGCAAGGCTACTTCACTGGAGATGACGCAGATCCAACACCGACAGAGAATGAAGATAATACTGCGGGAGAGTCTGTTCAGGTACAACCAACTCCAGACACGACTCCTAGTGGAGATGAGGAGAGTGAAGGCGAAGAATCTTCAGATGAGGAAGAAGTCGAAGAAGATGAGCCGGAGGTAGCAACAGAGATATCTTTGGATAGCTATGATAACAATGAGTCTTATTATAATCTAACAACAACTGATGAGGATGTAAATCTGGTTATCACTACTGAAAATAGAAATTGGCTTGAAATTACTGATGAATCAGGCGAGAAATTTTATGAGAAAACCTTTACGACTGATGAAAGTCCACTTGAACTAGATGTATCAGAAGTAGAGGAGTTATATTTAAGATTTGGTGAACCTCAGACTATAAATATTGAAATAAACGGTGAAGAGCTTGAGTTATCTGATGAAATACAAGCATCTCAACCACAAAAAGCGTGGATTACGATTGAAAAACAATAA
- the pgsA gene encoding CDP-diacylglycerol--glycerol-3-phosphate 3-phosphatidyltransferase, producing MNIPNRITLSRIMLIPFFILLLSYPFDWGVWHIADQSIPIAHLVAVIIFAVASATDWLDGYYARKHQLVTNLGKFLDPMADKLLVSAAFILLVAWEMAPAWVVIIIISREFAVTGLRLVAAGEGTVLAAGQLGKLKTVLQILAIIFLLLHNIPFSAFGLPVDTILLYAALIITIVSGVEYFVKNWHVMGDSK from the coding sequence ATGAATATACCTAATCGAATAACTTTATCACGAATTATGTTGATTCCTTTTTTTATTTTATTATTATCCTATCCATTTGATTGGGGAGTATGGCATATTGCTGATCAGTCTATTCCTATTGCTCATTTAGTTGCTGTCATTATTTTTGCAGTAGCTTCAGCAACGGATTGGCTTGATGGTTACTATGCTCGAAAACATCAGTTAGTGACAAATCTCGGGAAATTTCTTGATCCAATGGCAGATAAGTTATTAGTCTCTGCAGCATTTATTTTGTTAGTTGCTTGGGAAATGGCCCCTGCATGGGTAGTGATTATCATTATTAGTCGTGAATTTGCAGTAACTGGGTTGCGGCTTGTTGCGGCAGGCGAAGGTACTGTACTTGCTGCTGGTCAACTTGGAAAATTAAAAACAGTTTTACAAATTCTTGCAATCATTTTCTTGTTACTGCATAATATTCCGTTTTCTGCTTTTGGCTTACCGGTTGATACCATTTTGTTGTATGCGGCTTTAATTATTACAATTGTTTCTGGGGTAGAATATTTTGTGAAAAACTGGCATGTGATGGGAGATTCTAAATAA
- a CDS encoding competence/damage-inducible protein A — translation MTDVKAELISVGTELLLGQIVNTNAAWISEQLADKGISVYYHSVVGDNFNRLADVFREAGKRSDLVFITGGLGPTEDDLTREAFQHISGVQIEADQGTLDKMEAFFAKNNRTMTPNNRKQAQVFEGSKVLHNSVGIAPGIIVDYNKTIWVFMPGVPREMKAIMTEEVLPYLKDTLALEAVIKSRMLRFIGIGESQLEYNLRDLISNQTNPTIAPLASEGEVALRLTAKAESYQEAEQLIEQTEVKIKKQVGQYLYAYDNVHIEKKVFELLKQNHLTIASAESLTGGAFASKVVDQGGVSAIFNGAAVVYHPFSKTSALRIDDELITTYGTISKECAESMARQVKKIYQSKLGISFTGVAGPDELENQPVGTVYISICDQNDQLFTERYQFNGDRQEIRNRAVKKAFELLFYLLKK, via the coding sequence ATGACAGATGTAAAAGCTGAACTTATTTCAGTCGGTACAGAGCTATTGTTAGGGCAAATTGTTAATACTAATGCAGCCTGGATCTCCGAACAATTAGCGGACAAGGGGATCTCTGTCTATTATCATTCAGTAGTTGGTGATAATTTTAATCGCTTGGCAGATGTTTTTCGTGAAGCAGGAAAAAGATCTGACCTTGTTTTCATAACAGGTGGTCTTGGTCCGACAGAAGATGACCTGACAAGAGAAGCATTTCAGCATATATCAGGTGTACAAATCGAAGCCGATCAAGGTACATTAGATAAAATGGAAGCTTTTTTTGCCAAAAATAATCGTACAATGACACCGAATAATCGAAAGCAAGCGCAAGTGTTTGAAGGATCGAAGGTGTTACATAATTCAGTTGGTATTGCACCAGGAATAATCGTGGATTATAATAAAACGATTTGGGTATTTATGCCAGGTGTTCCACGGGAAATGAAGGCGATTATGACGGAGGAAGTACTGCCCTATCTAAAGGATACGTTAGCTTTAGAAGCCGTGATCAAGTCTCGAATGTTACGCTTTATTGGTATTGGTGAATCACAATTAGAATATAACCTTAGAGATTTAATATCGAATCAAACGAATCCTACGATTGCACCCTTAGCATCTGAAGGGGAAGTAGCTTTAAGACTTACGGCAAAGGCTGAAAGCTATCAAGAAGCAGAGCAACTGATTGAACAGACAGAAGTAAAGATTAAGAAACAAGTCGGACAATATCTTTATGCCTATGACAACGTCCATATCGAAAAGAAAGTGTTTGAATTATTGAAGCAAAACCATTTAACAATTGCTAGCGCTGAAAGCTTGACAGGAGGAGCGTTTGCTTCGAAAGTGGTGGATCAAGGTGGGGTATCTGCAATATTTAATGGTGCTGCTGTTGTATACCATCCTTTCTCCAAGACTTCAGCCTTAAGGATAGATGACGAACTCATCACAACTTACGGTACCATAAGTAAAGAGTGTGCAGAAAGTATGGCTAGACAAGTGAAGAAAATCTATCAGTCTAAGCTGGGCATTAGTTTTACAGGAGTAGCTGGTCCTGATGAGTTGGAAAACCAACCGGTTGGTACTGTTTATATATCTATATGTGACCAAAATGATCAACTCTTTACCGAAAGATATCAATTTAATGGAGACCGTCAAGAGATTCGAAATCGAGCAGTTAAAAAAGCATTTGAATTGCTATTTTATCTACTTAAAAAATGA
- the recA gene encoding recombinase RecA, producing MSDRKQALDMALKQIEKQFGKGSIMKLGERAEQKVATVSSGSIAVDVALGVGGYPRGRVVEIYGPESSGKTTVSLHAIAEAQRAGGQAAFIDAEHALDPVYAKKLGVNVDELLLSQPDTGEQALEIAEALVRSGAVDMLVIDSVAALVPKAEIEGEMGDAHVGLQARLMSQALRKLSGAINKSRTTAIFINQIREKVGVMFGNPETTPGGRALKFYSSVRLEVRRAETLKVGNEMVGNRTRIKVVKNKVAPPFKQAEVDIMYGEGISREGEILDIGSDLDVVLKSGAWYSYNDERLGQGRENAKQFLKENPAVAEEIYRSIRTHYDIEDDSVEDEPKESLLEE from the coding sequence GTGAGTGATAGAAAACAAGCCTTAGATATGGCGTTAAAACAAATTGAAAAACAGTTCGGTAAAGGCTCCATCATGAAGCTTGGCGAACGGGCAGAACAAAAAGTAGCGACCGTTTCAAGTGGATCCATTGCAGTAGACGTAGCATTGGGTGTTGGTGGTTATCCACGAGGACGTGTAGTTGAAATATATGGACCAGAATCATCTGGTAAAACAACAGTATCTCTTCATGCAATTGCTGAAGCACAACGAGCAGGCGGACAAGCTGCGTTTATCGATGCGGAGCATGCGCTTGACCCAGTATATGCAAAAAAATTAGGTGTCAATGTAGATGAACTGCTGTTATCTCAACCTGATACTGGAGAACAAGCTTTGGAAATTGCTGAAGCACTCGTTCGTAGTGGTGCTGTAGATATGCTTGTTATTGACTCTGTAGCTGCCCTAGTACCAAAAGCGGAGATCGAAGGGGAAATGGGTGATGCTCACGTCGGCTTACAAGCTCGTTTAATGTCTCAAGCGTTACGTAAGTTATCTGGTGCAATCAATAAATCTAGAACAACGGCTATATTTATCAACCAAATCCGTGAAAAAGTCGGTGTAATGTTCGGTAATCCGGAGACAACACCAGGGGGTAGAGCGTTGAAGTTCTATTCTTCTGTTCGATTAGAAGTAAGACGTGCGGAAACCTTAAAAGTAGGAAATGAAATGGTAGGTAACAGAACACGTATTAAAGTCGTAAAAAATAAAGTGGCACCACCATTTAAACAAGCGGAAGTAGATATTATGTATGGTGAAGGTATATCGAGAGAAGGAGAAATCCTGGATATCGGATCTGACTTGGATGTTGTTCTAAAAAGCGGTGCCTGGTACTCCTATAACGATGAAAGACTTGGCCAAGGTCGTGAAAATGCAAAACAATTCTTAAAAGAGAATCCGGCTGTAGCAGAGGAAATCTATCGCTCCATTCGAACTCACTATGATATTGAAGATGATAGCGTAGAAGATGAACCCAAAGAGAGTTTACTAGAGGAATAA
- the rny gene encoding ribonuclease Y produces the protein MDTVAIIISILLTFVGIVVGYLIRKTIAEKKISSAEELAKQIVEEGYKNAEVAKKEALLEAKDENHKIRQQADEELRERRAEIQKLESRLMQKEENLNRKDQTLDKRELLLEKKEGSLTEKQQQIEEMESKVGAMLSEQQAELERISGYTTDQAKQIILQRVEEEVTHESAMIIKEAENRAKEEADKKAKNILSLALQRCAADHVAETTVSVVNLPNDEMKGRIIGREGRNIRTLETLTGIDLIIDDTPEAVILSGFDPIRREIARIALEKLVQDGRIHPARIEEMVDKSRREVDEYIRDYGEQTTFEIGVHGLHPDLVKILGRLKYRTSYGQNVLKHSTEVAYLSGLLAAELGEDQTLARRAGLLHDIGKAIDHEVEGSHVEIGKELGTKYKENDVVINAIASHHGDEEATSVIAVIVAAADALSAARPGARSETLENYIKRLEKLEEISESYAGVEKSFAIQAGREIRIIVKPDEIDDAESTKIARDIRKRIEDELDYPGHIKVTVIRETRSVEYAK, from the coding sequence ATGGATACTGTAGCGATCATCATCTCCATTTTGCTTACATTTGTCGGTATTGTTGTTGGTTATCTGATTAGAAAGACAATTGCAGAGAAGAAAATTTCGAGTGCAGAAGAATTAGCAAAACAAATTGTGGAAGAGGGCTATAAAAACGCTGAAGTTGCGAAGAAAGAAGCATTACTAGAAGCGAAGGACGAAAATCATAAAATTCGTCAACAAGCGGATGAAGAGCTTAGAGAACGTCGAGCCGAAATTCAAAAGCTTGAAAGTCGTCTCATGCAAAAGGAAGAAAACCTCAATCGTAAGGATCAAACTTTAGACAAGCGTGAGCTATTGTTAGAAAAGAAAGAAGGTTCGCTTACAGAAAAACAACAACAAATTGAAGAAATGGAAAGCAAAGTTGGAGCAATGTTAAGCGAGCAACAAGCAGAATTAGAACGGATATCAGGATATACCACGGATCAAGCAAAACAAATTATTTTGCAACGTGTGGAAGAAGAAGTTACACATGAATCAGCCATGATTATTAAAGAAGCAGAAAATCGTGCAAAAGAAGAAGCGGACAAAAAAGCTAAAAACATCTTGTCGCTGGCATTACAACGATGTGCTGCTGATCACGTGGCTGAAACCACTGTTTCCGTTGTCAATCTTCCGAATGATGAGATGAAAGGTCGAATAATTGGTCGTGAAGGTCGAAATATTCGAACTTTAGAAACACTGACAGGTATTGATCTAATAATTGATGATACACCAGAAGCAGTAATCTTATCTGGTTTTGATCCAATACGTCGTGAGATTGCTCGAATTGCATTAGAAAAACTAGTGCAAGATGGGCGTATTCACCCTGCTAGAATTGAAGAAATGGTGGATAAATCAAGACGTGAAGTCGATGAATATATTCGTGATTATGGAGAACAGACAACATTTGAAATAGGAGTTCATGGTCTTCATCCTGATTTAGTGAAGATATTAGGACGATTGAAATATCGAACAAGCTATGGACAAAATGTTTTAAAACACTCAACGGAAGTAGCTTATTTATCCGGTCTATTAGCTGCTGAGCTCGGAGAAGATCAAACACTTGCTAGACGTGCCGGTTTATTACATGACATTGGGAAAGCAATTGATCATGAGGTGGAAGGTAGCCACGTAGAAATCGGTAAAGAGCTAGGGACGAAATACAAAGAAAATGATGTCGTTATTAATGCAATTGCTTCACACCACGGAGACGAAGAAGCAACGTCTGTCATTGCAGTAATCGTTGCTGCAGCAGATGCACTTTCAGCTGCTCGTCCAGGTGCAAGAAGTGAGACATTAGAGAATTACATTAAACGTTTAGAAAAATTGGAAGAAATCTCAGAATCATATGCAGGTGTTGAAAAATCATTTGCAATTCAGGCAGGTAGAGAGATACGTATCATAGTGAAACCAGATGAAATTGATGATGCAGAATCTACTAAGATCGCAAGAGATATTCGAAAACGAATTGAAGATGAGTTGGATTATCCGGGGCATATAAAAGTAACCGTAATCCGAGAAACTCGCTCAGTAGAATACGCAAAATAG
- a CDS encoding CotY/CotZ family spore coat protein — protein sequence MKKNVGRNDDVGGVISNGDSCVCDVVRAIADAQDNVVEIGCDVSCARSIQDLVSPARGNGLDTVPFILYDKKGKPFKGFGTEVSDGRFECFSSFIFRVTEVDDEDCCAVLELLVFDNDDTTCGDPCEQLDNEKIKDLQRTGICITVDLDCFCAITCLPAVSVL from the coding sequence TTGAAAAAAAACGTAGGACGCAATGACGATGTTGGTGGTGTAATTAGTAATGGAGATAGCTGTGTCTGCGATGTCGTCCGTGCGATTGCTGATGCACAAGATAACGTTGTAGAAATTGGATGTGATGTAAGCTGTGCACGATCTATCCAAGATTTAGTATCACCAGCGCGAGGTAACGGCTTAGATACAGTACCTTTTATTCTATATGATAAAAAAGGAAAACCTTTTAAAGGATTCGGCACTGAAGTTAGTGACGGTAGATTCGAATGCTTTAGCAGTTTTATTTTCCGAGTAACAGAAGTGGATGATGAGGACTGCTGTGCAGTATTAGAACTATTAGTGTTCGACAACGATGACACAACTTGTGGCGATCCTTGTGAGCAACTTGACAACGAAAAAATTAAAGACTTACAACGTACTGGTATCTGTATTACGGTAGATTTAGACTGCTTCTGTGCAATTACTTGCTTACCTGCTGTTTCAGTGCTTTAA